One segment of Euwallacea fornicatus isolate EFF26 chromosome 23, ASM4011564v1, whole genome shotgun sequence DNA contains the following:
- the LOC136346493 gene encoding enhancer of split mbeta protein-like — translation MSSVSVFEYSPIVPPHPQQQAFDPKPMSKTMQYRKVMKPLLERKRRARINRCLDELKDLMIAALAMDEENVTKLEKADILEITVAHLQKLKRQKQLAMASSPVLNADRFRAGYTTCAKEVSRVLASTPGVDIHLGTKLMSHLGYQLNDLDSFSSPKTQGPLTVAVGPSSDLSEESFHQRDYQMPMTPPSSRGSPSPVSVAESEKVWRPW, via the coding sequence ATGTCTAGTGTTAGTGTATTTGAGTATTCGCCGATAGTGCCTCCTCACCCCCAACAACAGGCCTTCGACCCTAAGCCCATGTCGAAGACCATGCAATACCGCAAAGTGATGAAACCTTTGTTGGAACGCAAACGTCGCGCCAGGATCAACAGGTGCCTGGATGAACTTAAGGACCTAATGATCGCAGCTCTGGCAATGGACGAAGAGAATGTGACTAAGCTGGAAAAGGCTGATATTTTGGAGATCACAGTTGCGCATCTTCAGAAGTTGAAACGCCAGAAACAGTTGGCTATGGCTTCTAGTCCAGTGTTGAACGCTGATAGATTCCGAGCGGGCTACACCACTTGTGCCAAAGAAGTATCCAGAGTCCTTGCCTCCACTCCTGGAGTTGACATTCACTTGGGGACCAAGCTGATGAGCCATTTGGGTTACCAGCTCAACGATCTCGATAGCTTCTCCTCTCCGAAAACTCAGGGACCTTTAACTGTTGCAGTCGGCCCTTCTAGTGACTTGAGTGAAGAGTCCTTCCATCAAAGGGATTACCAAATGCCCATGACGCCCCCTTCTTCCAGGGGTTCCCCTTCGCCCGTTAGTGTCGCTGAGAGCGAAAAGGTTTGGCGCCCTtggtaa